AAAGTAGTCAAAGGTGAGGGACTAACAACTGCCAACGATCCATATTGTGTCATCGAAATGGATGAACCGCCACAGAAAAACCAAACTGGTGCCAGACAAGGAACGACACCATTTTGGGACGAACATTTCTTGTTGTAAGTATCATGTCCCCGCGATTGCAGCAATTTAACAAGCTAAACGAATCCAAATGTATACCTAGCGACCTATCAGAACAATCTGCCGAAATATTGTTCGAAATTTACGATCGTCCAGCTAATGGCACCGATCCACCGAAATTTTTGGGATTAGGTCTGGTTGGAATTGATGAATTGGCGGTGGGACCGGCATCATCACAGATATTAACATTACAACCTCGCCCGTACGAAACGGAAAGTGTTAGTGGCGCTATTACCGTTGAATTTGTGTTTATCGAAGGTGCAGAAGTGCCGGCTGGACGGAGACCATACAAATTCAAGGAAGCACTGAAGATAACCAATCCGGCTGTTGTCAATGGTTATTTATTCACCAATTTTAATTactgaaatttgaatgaaagttTAAAGTGGCTGGACGTCGGGCACAATTTTTGGAGaagatttttttgcttttcatgaatttcttcaaaaattgcCCTATGGTGAACAGCAAATGTTGGGAAGTTGACTGCCTAGatttttgttgcataaatgtaaaaattatgaGTTTTTTTGTTGGGTGCTGAACGAACACAGAAGAGTCGAATATGTTCTTGCAAATCAGTCTTTTGTCTCCAACGGCACCAATATTGTTGTAATTTTACTCAAATACAAAGTTTAATATttcgaaacgttttaccgAGACTTTTCTTTACGTTCTCGTTTATtcagctttttttttgttttcgaaaacaaaTCACCACAAAACGTTCAGTCATAAGTTATACTTCCATTCAAATCTCATTAAAGACTGTCTTCGTCACCACATTCAATATTCATATAAACACTTTCTTTTAGGCTATCAAAACGGACAGGATTTAGCCGATACGGCCGTTAAGGCTATCGAAGGCGGTGCATTAACGTCTAGCGCAAATCCCAGTAGAAGCACATTAATCATTCATAGCGTGCAACGAGTAAggacatttttattgtttcattttacaaaattttaattaataaggAAATGGGTAGAAAGGGTAAATTGGGTAGCAAATTATTGTTATAATCGatatatggaaaattgaaGTGCATGGTTGTCTGAATGGTTGTTGTTATGTTATTGTTTTATATTTCTATAAATCTCTCTGTTCAATTTACTTACTATAATTAAAAGTATAtctatcgaatctattacttcaattgatcgaattattattttttgaaagattgaaacgaaatctaTCGCTTCATTCGTTTTAGCATTTTTTTGCTATAAAGAACGACTGTAGCTAGAggtcatcgtttatttttgttgtcgttgtgtcgttgataacagatgatgtgCCTAGATTTCGGAAGGAGATCTGATACACTGTTCTTAACATTTAACTTCTCGTCGATAAATATCAAACAGATGGTTTTAAGACTGAATCTTGTATGTGTTGAATATATATAGAGCTTACATCTTGGCTCAAAtacaagaagaaaaaccctTAAGATCTCATCAGTCACTTCGAGTAAATTCTTGATAAACCAAACTGTAAAAAGtgacacattttgtttcagctgttccACAAAAGTGGATCAGCtaaaaaaaacagctgaaacaaaatgcgtctctgaaaaacagctgtaATGAAATgcgtcacttatttcaaagtcgccgactgtatGTAGAATCAGATCCAAAGTGGCTGAAATAGGCTAGATGAGTGTTTCGCTCGTGATAGCTCTTTAAGTAAATACCGCAAATTTTAATCGAATGAGGCGCCAGTAAAAATGGCAACGGGCTCTTCTGTATTCGCCCTAACAACCCACACGGCCAGTGCGGACCATTCCCACGATATTCACATTTCTCAGAAGTAATATCTCGTgacgatttcaaaaattattgccAAGCAAACAAGCAATTTTCAACGGGCAAGGTTGAATTTAATGTTGTAGGAACGTCAATGTCATGATCAATTTGGGCACAATTTTATGTTGTCTAAAACAATGGCAACGTTTTCGCATTTGCTAGTTTTTTACGGTTCAATTATATAGACAACGAATTATGTATTCACGAAAATGTACTCTGCATAGCGTatacaaaacaattgaaatttagaACAGAAAcatcttttgtttttctttaaatttctatattttatttattggcgTAGAAGGTATAAAAAGACCTATTACACAGAAGCGGGGAAGCACTCACAATTTTCcataaaagacaaatttttttgtttcttttattaatTCGCACATTTTACtatcgtttttcttttctttttaatttcattttagaaagatcggccattttattacacggtaattataatttttacactttaCACATTTAAAGGTGAATTCATCGGCAAAGGTATTTATTTGCGGCCATGGCGGCTTtacatgatttttattttagtcgAATCTTGAATTGAATGTCCTTGTGAGTTTACTTTTGCAACACTATCGATACattccaacaaaaatattttttcggtgTCCAGCCTCAAATAGGTCGAATCCCgactttaaaatgaaaattagcgtcttaaaagtttttgaaagcaCCAGAACCCGCAGCGGGTTACACACCTAGAgtaattgcaaaatttttgaaaggaaaattttctttaggaTTTTTAGCAATTACTTCAAAAGTCTGACAAGTGCATGAAAGCATCAGTGCTTTAAACTAATTGTAACACTTGAAGTAGCTATTTCTAACCAGTCTAACAAGTCTCGAAATGTGGTGACGAtcgtaaaatatttactttaacAATATTAAAAGGGCAATACATAACTCGCCGTCGACTCGTCTTTGACAATCTCACATTTAGTATTTTCCTATTGATTGGCAAAACATGAAAGTAGCTACTTCAAAACTGGAATGcgtaaaatttataattagaatcaaggctgtaaacttggGAGGTCACGCAGGCATGGATGTAGGGTGACCAGGCCTTATTATTGGGaacttaaatatttaaaaaaaaactgaatattCCGAATAATTCTAAaagtagtgaaaaaacattcaGAATTTTTGTAGAACCCACTCTCACAGAATATTCTCATATTCCGAataaaaattcccaataaaTTAAACCTACTGATGGCGCAACATATATTATCAAAAGATGTGATATGCCACCCTAGGGCTTATTTCTAGgaatttttattagaaaattttatgaataagtttcggaaaaattctgaacaattttttaggagtttttaggattgttcgaaattttcagaattcttccaattttcatacaaaaaaattcacctcgCCACGATGATTTGGTGATTTTTTTGGCTGTACTAGGAACGTGACCTGTTCCAGtgcatttaataaaataataatcttcATCCCCATCCCCATTCCCTTAAGACAGCCCTGACCGAAAATCATACTAACTTTCGATGAACTCaccaatttagttttttttagttttacaacaaaaagaaatccaACAAATTTAATTGCTTGTGGTTTGTTCTGTAAAGTATTAATAAAACTTGGTGCTgagtaataattaaaattcgtAATTACAGTTGCTGCTGAGTGTAACGAACGAAACatcattttaaattacattGTGATCTTGCAATAAAACCACAACAGCAAAATTAACTGTCATGCACGTGTTATACACGTCTATGATTGTGCGTCAGTTCTACTCgattaattaaataaagttCACTTAGCAACTCAATGAAgcataaattttgtattgtaACGGTTCAAAGatttaacaatttcatttcgtaTACCTCACAGCAGCACTAATTACGCTTTtccattttgtattttcgtgattttgaattgaattaacaAATCACTAACCGAAACAATCTCAGGTTGAGTTGAACCAAGATGGTCAAATACAAGTTGATGAGTCTGTGGACGTGACTCAAGACAATAATTCATTGGTTGCCAATGTCGGCAGTCCAGTTAATGATGGCGAATTGCTTGATGACACAAATGATTCATCAATCATTACTGCTGATGTGGAAGTATTGGAAAATGGAACTGCATCTGAAGTGGTACGTTGTCttggaattgtttttttgttttttctttgattttgttttatcttCGCACTCAATTCACTGTCACAAACACCCGATGATTTTGACTAGTGTAAGGTAGGTTATTTTGTTGGTCAGTGTTTGGTGTGTTTTATAACAATAACACAGATTGCGTAACAGTAAGACCCACGTATTTTATGTCTGATGAGAGAAATAGGAGCATGCAAATATCTTCTTTTATGTCTAACCTAGGAATCTTTGCACGTAACGATCCTCCATATTTATGTGCTCTCTGTGTCGATAGCATCTTACTTTAACACATCTAAGGGTTTTGGTAGATGCTATTTGCACTCAGCTTCAAGAAGCCCCAtatacactatttgcactcaggtggggtgcaaatagtctaaAATTCAAGTATTCAAGTTGATTCTGACGAAACACTCAATTGTTAGTCCACTTTGTACAAGGAAGATTCAAGTTGCTCCTGACGAAATATTTAACTGTTAGGCCATCAGATTATTTGCAGTCAACCCGGGTACAAAGAGTAATAGACTATTTGTACTCGGGGGCAAATAGTCAAGCAAATAGTACTTTTTAGACTAGGGTGCAAGTAGTCACTTGGgaatattttattgcatttgaaCAAAGGTAGGCAATGTATATGGCCATAAAAAGGCAATGAATGCCATTCTGGAGGCGAAGCAGTTAAATAAGAGCCCAGAAGAGAgtaaagttttaatttaaaaaataaaaaatggcaGAAGTTCGTAGAGCCACCACCAGTCGATAGATCCTTACATAATGCACAGTACCAAGTGTCtcattccattttattttattaagatCATTTCCGAAACTATCATTCAGTATTCTTCGCTATAATTAAACAGCCAGGTGAGCCAGTTGCCCAATCATCGCCAATGCATCAAACAAATGGTTACAATCATTCACTGCCCAGAGACAATCAGTCAAATTATGTGATAACCGACAATGGTAACGATCCGAATCTAGACGATCGCGGACGCACCAGAAAGAAGCGAGACTTTTTCGGTACACTGAAACGTCGTCTCGGCCGTTCGAAAAGTCGTGCTAAATCAGTGGACCGTGGTATGATACCGATTGATGCGGACAATCCGAACGCACAGCTGCGATCGGTTTCGGCCGATCGTGGCGGATTAAATTCGAATAATACATCGGCAGGTAACGACAAATTATTTCATATTCACGTAGCGCTAATGTATTGATGGTCGTTTATTGTTTACATTGATGTGTTTGCTCAACTCGTAATGTGTAAAATTAGGACCAAGATTAGTTGTTCCAACTTTAGACCAATCAAGACGATCCTCACTTTCAGAGTCGTCAGCAATCTCAGGTTTCTCCAGTGCTAGTACAAAAACATATGTCCATGAGGCATCGACATTGGTTTtggaaacaattgaaaatggtGTCAAAAGGTTGGTTCGAAATTGTTATTGGAATATGGATTCGTAATACATCGACAATTATAATCGGTaatttcttttcggtattcacaGACACTTCTTAGTACCGTTAGCTGTTGCACAAAGACCGCGATGGCGACGCAAAGGTACTAAGCTACACATCTATAATGATCATACGTTTGTAGCAAAGCACTTGAGCGGGTAAGTGTTCAGAGACATATATAGAAGGATTGGCGAAAATTTTTACGAATGggaaatcttgaaaatttagCAAGGCACGTTTGAACGATGTGTGAATTAGGGATTTACCCTAATTGTCGAAATCTCCTTTTTCGTCACTGCaacactttttgttttgtgaaaatagCAATCCCAGTTTCAGTGCAAAGTCATTtcaattatgattcgctagacctGTTCGTGTGAGAATTGATATAGTGTTCTTAGAGCATTGTGCCACTGTCGTTATAACCTAATGAGAAATGGCCTTTTAGAACTAcattttaatgcaaaacgtcgaaagacaTATTGAATTGTCTTTCAGATCAAAAGGGTGGTCACAAACGTCCTcctattgaaattgaaattgctcCAATAAAATCGAACGTACGCTGCACTCGACTTCACCGAAAAATTGGGTTCCGTTTCGTCTTGCTGCTTAACATTACCTTCAGTGGTTTATATGCTTTGATCCCAATTAGGTCATTTCGAGATGTCACAAGTGAGGTTCATACTCCTTCTCCACTCCACCTGTCTTGTCGCCGGCAGCCGACTTTTTTATGGGCTTTCTCTCCTGCATAATCCCCTTACACCACTGGTCGTCTAAGCCTGGCACGAATGTGGATTTTTAAAAGTTATTGAGTATGACAACGTTTGCTTTGATGACCAAGATCtcaggggccgttcataagtTACGTGGGCAGGGGGCATCTAGAAAATGGAGCTTGTAACTTTACGTAGTTTTTGAAGACCCCTCATTGGAATAGAAGCTTCCGAAGAGGCATTCGTTTAAAACGCGCCGTGAATCAGTCCCAATCTTCATCATATTCAAActgataaaaactttttctattttagtGGGCTTACATGTGATGTTTGTAACCGTTCAATACCTCGCCGTCCAGGAAAGCAAGGCTACGAATGCCGAGATTGTATGACAAAATGTCACAAGCAATGTCATGTTAGAGTACCACAAGCATGTACAAATCCAACGGTTTTATCAATGGAATTGTAAGTATGCCGAATGTTTCATCCTctttttaatgatttaaaattagaaaagtAAATTCGATTCACACTCGAAATGGTGATATGATTTGAgtttattaattttgattgGATACAAAATGTATGGTTGATGGTTTGCTAGTGCCGTTCTATTCATGAATTCAATTTAGCACCAGTAATTTGTCGAATGCAACATACCATTTCATcaacataaaatcaaaattaaccAAATCCATTCTGTGTACTCTGTGTACCCCtctttgttaaatttttttttagtttggtcgtttcgttgaaattaatttgtttcttATTTCGAAAGGTCATCGCTACCAATGCTGTCTGATAGTAATTTGTAATAATTTCCGCACAACaatcaaaaacattaaaaaaaataaaaaaccaaaaataaaatgcttCTTCACCAACACTCAacttaaaatcgaaaaatttgatattcttctctctaaaaaaaattgtttacacaaaatgttaatCGTCATAATTGGGGTAAGCTTACGGGATATTATGTGTTCGACTGAGCTTTTTTTACATGTTGTTTTTGAAAGCGCTTTtacaaatgcatttaaaaaaaataaaaataaaaaataatttcctgaATGAAATAAGTTTTGCTAATAATTACAACCAAATCAAATCTGACATAATTTGCATATAAGAGCCTTAGTGAAAATTCTGCACAAAAGATTTTCCCTTAGTCCATTATGCAAATTTTGGCGGAAATTTGTTTGCCCTTTCCTTTGACTTTTAAAATTCGAACTGCAACAGCGAAATGTACAAGAAATATCAGCATGAAAAGGTCCTGCGcttatgtaaatatttaaactttttagCAACGACAATCTTATTCCGATGTATaaataatcattaaatctactacttcttttgtttaatgtCTCGCACCATCTTTGATTCGAAATCATcgacaaaatcttttacatcaTTAGTTTAAGCAAACATTTTACTACATAATTCAATATTACCAAGACCTAAacgcttatttttgttgtttctgtcgataacagatttcTAGCATTTCccagaaaataatttagaaacttTTGAGCTGGTAAAACGTCATGGCTTGTAGTACAATAAGCCCTAAATctaatagtatattacgtgcgtggttccaaatttttagtttttcccCTTCGGGCCgactacaaaaaatatttaaaaaaaaaacgtttctccTTCTTTCGTTGCGGTTGAATTAGCGGTATACAGTATTTAAAAGGCGCCACCGTTTTCAACATTGCATCCTCtacaataataatttcatctgttaccgacagTGACAACAACACAAATAAAGATGAGCTTTGGCTGACATGgtctttaattttcaaatctatgttaaaactaaagaagtagaagatttgcTATGAATCCGCAAGGCAAGAGCTTCGATCAAAAGAAGTCGTAGACTCGACAAAGtctgtaaaatgttaaaagagTGCAAGAAACGTTTAAATTGGTAACGCTGcacgtatttcatttttcgtccTTTCATTTAATACCAAACTATCGTATGAACTGTGCTTTATTATTAACCgaaaaaaacaactgatttcgCCAATAGTAGACCTAAAACGCGTGCTattttaactatatttcaaaTAGAATGAGTTTGTTTAACAAGCAACATCGTCATTAACCACTAATCTAATGGTATCCTGCTTCACACTGAATATAAGACATTCGTCCTTCTTCTCTGTAGCGatttaaatctaaatttacTTATGTTcattaagatttttttaacttgatCGAAGTCAAACGGAGTGTTGATCGGTCGCGTAGAAAGATTGATACTGGTAAAGAATCTGGGTAACTCTTAAAGAACCAAACGTTACATTCATTACGAACACTGAACAGCAAAGCATTCAGgtgtaataaattttgagaaaattgaataaaataaaattgaatcgtcTGAGCAAAAGAAAACTAGAGTTGAGTGGACAAATTAAATTAGTATACCGCCCGGCCCGAGGCGTAGCtttttctcattaaaaatGGTCGACATGCCCATGGTTGACTGTCCAATGAAATTCACAAACATTTCAGTTCTACTTGTGCACTTTGTGCTACCGACGTTTTGGGCTGCCCACTCACCTCTAAGAAAACTACTTTCCGTTATCATTCAATGATGAGTGACAAAATCAGGCTCGATTTGATAGAATTTTCCGCCACCTTTCTAATGCTTTGCTTTATCACAAAATGTTATGTCGCTTCTTACCTCGAAAGAAATACGGAAAACGCGGCTAAAACAAATTAACCAAAGCAATTTCATGTTCGAATGATTAGATtagttattttaataaatttggtttgccgtttacattttgaaaatatatacTAACCAAGCTCaaagttcaataaaaaaagcatttttgattaaatatgTTGAATACTAATGAACAAAATTCTTACAggtcaaaattaaattctgctGCCGCTGAAAGAAGCATACGAAAAACTTAAGAATGGATTTCTAAAATCTGCAACATTATTATTGTAACACTAGACCTCATCATAGTTTTAACTCTATGTTATGAATATTTACTTAAATAATCTCTTTCTAACTCTATGATATATATACATCTCTCTTTGTCTATGTCTTTgatacacgaaaaaaaaaatgaagaagaagaagaaatgaaTTAGCTCTAagtaataagaaaaatatcgaTGACACTCtgaattagtttttcaattttttttaaggaaatcGTGAAGAGATAACGTTTCTGGTATGAAATACGCAATGTTGGTGGTAATTATTTGTTTCGAATATTGTTTACTGTCCGAACCATCACTCTGAACTCGaatgaattatattttcaacaacGTGAGTTCAAGTCTTCACAGATCAATAtcgtttttgagtaaaaaacCTTCTATTTTCAATGACCTCACATTCATTCGGCTtggatcaaaaaaatttcctttagAAGTACGACTAAAATTTATGTGTCCCACAAATCCACTCGTCTCTCGATAGTAGGCCTGGAGATGGGATGTGGGAAGTGTGACTCTCAGTGGGAGCTCTAGCTCTCGATGGATATTGGACTCTCGATGGATGTCGGACTATCGACTCGATGGATGTCGGACTCTCAATGAATGTCGGACTCTCGATGAATGTCGGACTCTCGATGAATGTCGGAATCTCGATGGGAGATTTGACTCTCGATGAGAGATCTGACTCTCAAACAGATCTAACTCTTAATAGGAGGTCTGACTTTTGATGGATGTCAGAATCTCGATGGGAGATTTGGCTCTCAAAGCAATGGATGGTAgtaaaaattctcgaaaaaaaGTGGGGCGAGCTCTGTGGATATTCCCAAAAGTATGAAATGTTCTACTATGGTATGGTGTATCTGAATCTGTGAATTTAGATGTTTACTCGAAGATCAGTCATTTGACATGTACCAGGAACTATTAAAACTGGGAAATTGACTTCTAAAAATGTTCCCTAATACAACACGCTCGAATAACGTAAATTTCACTATTCATTTCGCTCTCAGTAAACGAGACACAAGATCTGATCGAACATGACCttcctttcctttttttcgtaattttcgttttattgatTTAAGACTTTCACAGATTTAAACTTAATTAAAAGCACGATGAGGGGTGGATTGGTTTTTATAGTTGTCTGTGTgtgattgaaaaataaactttaagtTTTGGTGAAAAGTGTTTTTCGGTAAAAGAAAAGATGTGAATTTCGAATTATGTTGGTTTCGTTTAAGTGGACATTGGATATTGGTATGCAATAAAGATAATGATGGAAAtgaattattataaattttgtataattttgcattggaaaatcgatgtttttttattggttATACACTTTGTAATATGTAGTTGGTGATTGCTGTATGCTGTATTTGTATCTTTTACGGAAATCGTTTTCAGAATGGTCCTTTTTTATCTTCGACATTATTTAGCGACACACAAGTAAGGCCTTAACGAATTAacagttttatatttttttctttttcttaaattaaaaGTCGTGCCTAAGAACAATATAACaagtttttttgtaaaaaaaaaacggatatgaaacaaaacaaaattcgtgTCGTTGTCACAACAGTAAACTGCcataatttgcataaacaactatttccaaaaatataacaaaagaattttcttgttctatttttcgaaatagttttttatgcaaattacggcactAATGCTTTGTTCACTGTGTAAAGCAATTTCACTTTcagtttttaaataaaaataataataatcgaaTCACGATTTGATGATCGAGTTTTACTATCTGCAAAGCTGTGTAAAAAGCAATGATtggaagtttttgttttgtttaaaaatagttCGTATAACACATGACACATGACTCTATTCAATTCAACATATAAATTAGAATGTTTAAtttaaggaaatttaattaaacaaaaacaaaaacttttttatgtaaaattaatAGAAAAGGTTCGATTAATGAAAGATTATGTTagtaaaaaatatattgaaattgttgtaaaacCAAATAACTTTATTGAgctaccaaattttcaataaattgtgaataaaaaaaatcgaaaaaaaactattttttttaatcatcgTTGCGGTATCGCAAAATATGCCTGATGGTCAGGCCTCCCACACCtaacaaatttttccattttcactaatttttacTTCgctgaaaatgtttaaattataATACAAAACAAGATCTACGCGAAACCGTAAGAGATCGCTTCAGGCATCGTCATTCTTCACATCTCGTCTTTTATTCATCGCCTATGCATAGTCTCTGTCTTTCGTCCAACCACCTCTTCTAAATCTTTTCTGATCCTTCTCCTGTAAGAGTAGTgaaccctttgcaaatttgtagcctacatttaggcgaaaatatattcttttttttgatgatttctctgaaccagaatctttttttgaaaaatgtccaaaataGTCCTACATCCTAGTTTTAAGTGCTAGGAAATAGGATGGCATTTGGTGCCATTTTGACCACACGTTCCGAAAACATGAGGAAGTTAAGTGAGGTGTAGAAAGCTGGGAAGGATAATTTAATAGGAAATCTCTTAAAATCTACGATTTATCAATTCTTTCTTTCAAAACATAtttaaatttgtagaaaaGTCTCGATAAGATCTAGGAAATACAATGAAATATCAGGAAATTTGTGATCACT
Above is a genomic segment from Bradysia coprophila strain Holo2 chromosome IV unlocalized genomic scaffold, BU_Bcop_v1 contig_106, whole genome shotgun sequence containing:
- the LOC119071060 gene encoding uncharacterized protein LOC119071060 isoform X9, with amino-acid sequence MADLADQIDDYICSFEGVGDLTMDTLAMLIFAWAVLALFLVWLCKFLYNKYVKKGNVPDTSKIGTSPSEKLRKTELKELSASKDIKGLDLAAKSLAPGSKGIVKPTSRSGSIDLSSRKRLSRKSPGPELRKPLRSIPPPSNVVGPESSSVTWTSQVFRWLYSDLVIVNELLQSWVTTLNENTKKTVESTGVAVEIVRVLPESPPPNLSNIYCESLDTQPSEMTITLDCEATPVLQIKTFRQKAGKVETSHYKATISRIRARLSIALSYNTLKGDMRVEGFPDIRITLNSVGAIKTLDQDEKQLQEVINEILTTTIRDTIYPVDFSIYSTCPRAVEMDPPEIPVNLPIHYDSLAHNMEHLNPLQAQESPVTAVPSGRRLLVKVVKGEGLTTANDPYCVIEMDEPPQKNQTGARQGTTPFWDEHFLFDLSEQSAEILFEIYDRPANGTDPPKFLGLGLVGIDELAVGPASSQILTLQPRPYETESVSGAITVEFVFIEGAEVPAGRRPYKFKEALKITNPAVVNGYQNGQDLADTAVKAIEGGALTSSANPSRSTLIIHSVQRPGEPVAQSSPMHQTNGYNHSLPRDNQSNYVITDNGNDPNLDDRGRTRKKRDFFGTLKRRLGRSKSRAKSVDRGMIPIDADNPNAQLRSVSADRGGLNSNNTSAGPRLVVPTLDQSRRSSLSESSAISGFSSASTKTYVHEASTLVLETIENGVKRHFLVPLAVAQRPRWRRKGTKLHIYNDHTFVAKHLSGGLTCDVCNRSIPRRPGKQGYECRDCMTKCHKQCHVRVPQACTNPTVLSMELSKLNSAAAERSIRKT
- the LOC119071060 gene encoding uncharacterized protein LOC119071060 isoform X14, with the protein product MADLADQIDDYICSFEGVGDLTMDTLAMLIFAWAVLALFLVWLCKFLYNKYVKKGNVPDTSKIGTSPSEKLRKTELKELSASKDIKGLDLAAKSLAPGSKGIVKPTSRSGSIDLSSRKRLSRKSPGPELRKPLRSIPPPSNVVGPESSSVTWTSQVFRWLYSDLVIVNELLQSWVTTLNENTKKTVESTGVAVEIVRVLPESPPPNLSNIYCESLDTQPSEMTITLDCEATPVLQIKTFRQKAGKVETSHYKATISRIRARLSIALSYNTLKGDMRVEGFPDIRITLNSVGAIKTLDQDEKQLQEVINEILTTTIRDTIYPVDFSIYSTCPRAVEMDPPEIPHNMEHLNPLQAQESPVTAVPSGRRLLVKVVKGEGLTTANDPYCVIEMDEPPQKNQTGARQGTTPFWDEHFLFDLSEQSAEILFEIYDRPANGTDPPKFLGLGLVGIDELAVGPASSQILTLQPRPYETESVSGAITVEFVFIEGAEVPAGRRPYKFKEALKITNPAVVNGYQNGQDLADTAVKAIEGGALTSSANPSRSTLIIHSVQRKDRPFYYTVELNQDGQIQVDESVDVTQDNNSLVANVGSPVNDGELLDDTNDSSIITADVEVLENGTASEVPGEPVAQSSPMHQTNGYNHSLPRDNQSNYVITDNGNDPNLDDRGRTRKKRDFFGTLKRRLGRSKSRAKSVDRGMIPIDADNPNAQLRSVSADRGGLNSNNTSAGPRLVVPTLDQSRRSSLSESSAISGFSSASTKTYVHEASTLVLETIENGVKRHFLVPLAVAQRPRWRRKGTKLHIYNDHTFVAKHLSGGLTCDVCNRSIPRRPGKQGYECRDCMTKCHKQCHVRVPQACTNPTVLSMELSSLPMLSDSNL